One region of Bosea sp. 29B genomic DNA includes:
- a CDS encoding xanthine dehydrogenase family protein molybdopterin-binding subunit — MTVHDISLSRRNLLKGAGALVIGMSLPQAGRAQSGAAQVFKPGGTAAFAPNAFVRIAADDTVTVLVKHIEFGQGPFTGLATLVAEELDADWAQMRAEHAVSDPKLYANLAFGIQGTGGSTAIANSYEQMRKAGATARAMLVQAAAEAWKVPAAEISVEKGVLKHASGKQGRFGEFAEAASKLQAPAEVKLKDPAQFRLIGKEGATPRLDSKGKSTGTAQFTIDIHTPEMLTVVVARPPRFGGKVASFDATEAKKVKGVVDIKQIPSGVAVYATGTWPALKGREALKVTWDESGAEKRGSRELFAEYRKLARTEGTIAGKHGDAEAVLAKAEKVIEAEYAFPYLAHAPMEPLDGYLEWNAQGALARLGSQLQTIDHQVIAKVLGLGPEKVTVETMLGGGSFGRRAQPSSELAVELAEVAKAIGPNRPVKLVRTREDDLSGGYYRPLFLHRLRGAVKDGKITAWSASLVGQSFLKGSPFEAMIKDGIDPVMVEGANELPYEIADFRCGLHTVDVGVPTLWWRSVGHTHTGYAVECFIDQLLQAAGQDPVAGRLALMGKQQRLANVLKAVADLAKWNGPGPVNGRARGVGVVESFGSYVAQIAEVSLGEGGEPRVHKVWCAVDCGVAVNPDIIRAQMEGGIGFGLGHALYGELTLDQGKPVQGNFDSYRSLRINEMPEVEVRIVPSTEKPTGVGEPGVPPIGPAVANALARLGRERPLSLPMVGGTV; from the coding sequence ATGACCGTGCACGACATCTCCCTTTCGCGCCGCAACCTCCTGAAGGGCGCCGGCGCGCTCGTCATCGGCATGAGCCTGCCGCAGGCCGGCCGGGCGCAATCGGGCGCGGCCCAGGTGTTCAAGCCGGGCGGCACGGCTGCCTTCGCGCCGAACGCCTTCGTCCGCATCGCTGCCGACGACACCGTGACGGTGCTGGTCAAGCATATCGAGTTCGGCCAGGGCCCGTTCACCGGCCTCGCCACGCTCGTCGCCGAGGAGCTCGACGCCGACTGGGCCCAGATGCGGGCCGAGCACGCGGTCTCCGATCCCAAGCTCTATGCCAACCTCGCCTTCGGCATCCAGGGCACCGGCGGCTCGACCGCGATCGCCAATTCCTATGAGCAGATGCGCAAGGCCGGCGCGACCGCCCGCGCCATGCTGGTGCAGGCGGCAGCAGAGGCCTGGAAGGTCCCTGCGGCCGAGATCAGCGTCGAGAAGGGCGTGCTGAAGCATGCCTCCGGCAAGCAAGGGCGCTTCGGCGAATTCGCCGAGGCGGCGTCGAAGCTGCAGGCGCCCGCCGAGGTCAAGCTCAAGGATCCCGCGCAGTTCAGGCTGATCGGCAAGGAGGGCGCGACGCCTCGTCTCGACAGCAAGGGCAAGTCGACCGGCACGGCGCAGTTCACCATCGACATCCATACGCCGGAGATGCTGACGGTCGTCGTCGCCAGGCCGCCGCGCTTCGGCGGCAAGGTCGCGTCCTTCGACGCGACCGAGGCCAAGAAGGTCAAGGGCGTCGTCGACATCAAGCAGATTCCGTCGGGCGTCGCCGTCTATGCGACCGGGACCTGGCCGGCGCTGAAGGGGCGCGAGGCGCTGAAGGTCACCTGGGACGAAAGCGGCGCCGAGAAGCGCGGCAGCCGCGAGCTCTTCGCCGAATATCGCAAGCTCGCGCGGACGGAAGGGACCATCGCCGGCAAGCACGGCGATGCCGAAGCGGTGCTCGCCAAGGCCGAGAAGGTGATCGAGGCGGAATACGCCTTCCCCTATCTGGCGCATGCGCCGATGGAGCCGCTCGACGGTTATCTCGAATGGAATGCGCAAGGAGCGCTCGCCCGCCTCGGCAGCCAACTCCAGACCATCGACCATCAGGTCATCGCCAAGGTGCTCGGCCTCGGACCGGAGAAGGTCACGGTCGAGACCATGCTGGGCGGCGGCAGCTTCGGCCGGCGCGCGCAGCCGAGTTCCGAGCTTGCGGTCGAACTTGCCGAAGTCGCCAAGGCGATCGGCCCGAACCGGCCGGTCAAGCTGGTACGCACCCGCGAGGACGATCTCTCCGGCGGCTATTACCGCCCGCTCTTCCTGCATCGCCTGCGCGGCGCGGTGAAGGACGGCAAGATCACCGCCTGGAGCGCCTCGCTCGTCGGCCAGTCCTTCCTGAAGGGCTCGCCTTTCGAGGCGATGATCAAGGACGGCATCGACCCGGTGATGGTCGAGGGCGCCAACGAGCTGCCCTATGAGATCGCCGATTTCCGCTGCGGCCTGCACACCGTCGATGTCGGCGTGCCGACCCTGTGGTGGCGCTCGGTCGGCCACACCCATACCGGCTATGCGGTCGAATGCTTCATCGATCAGTTGTTGCAGGCGGCGGGTCAGGACCCGGTCGCCGGGCGGCTCGCCCTGATGGGCAAGCAGCAGCGCCTCGCCAATGTGCTGAAAGCCGTCGCTGACCTCGCCAAATGGAACGGACCCGGCCCGGTCAACGGACGCGCCCGCGGCGTCGGCGTGGTCGAGAGCTTCGGATCCTATGTGGCGCAGATCGCCGAGGTCTCGCTCGGCGAGGGCGGCGAGCCCCGGGTGCACAAGGTCTGGTGCGCGGTCGATTGCGGCGTCGCGGTCAATCCCGACATCATCCGCGCCCAGATGGAGGGCGGCATCGGCTTCGGCCTCGGCCATGCCCTCTATGGCGAGCTGACGCTCGACCAGGGCAAGCCGGTCCAGGGCAATTTCGACAGCTACCGCTCGCTGCGGATCAACGAGATGCCGGAGGTCGAGGTCAGGATCGTGCCCTCGACCGAGAAGCCGACCGGCGTCGGCGAGCCCGGCGTGCCGCCGATCGGCCCTGCTGTCGCCAATGCGCTGGCGCGGCTCGGGCGCGAGCGGCCGCTGTCGCTGCCGATGGTCGGAGGGACCGTGTGA
- a CDS encoding (2Fe-2S)-binding protein, translating into MAHTITVNGTRHSVDVDDDTPLLWVLRDTLQLTGTKFGCGVAQCGACTVYMDGQPLRSCSMPVSAIGEAKITTIEALSGKEAEAVQAAWVKHDVPQCGYCQSGQVMSAIALLKEIRKPTDRDIDLAMNGNLCRCATYVRIRAAIHDAARTLEG; encoded by the coding sequence ATGGCCCATACCATCACAGTCAACGGAACGCGCCACAGCGTCGATGTCGACGACGACACCCCATTGCTCTGGGTGCTGCGCGACACTCTGCAGCTGACCGGCACCAAGTTTGGCTGCGGCGTCGCGCAATGCGGCGCCTGCACCGTCTATATGGACGGCCAACCGCTGCGCTCCTGCTCCATGCCCGTCTCCGCCATCGGCGAAGCGAAGATCACCACGATCGAAGCGCTTTCCGGCAAGGAGGCAGAAGCCGTGCAGGCCGCCTGGGTCAAGCACGACGTGCCGCAATGCGGCTACTGCCAGTCCGGCCAGGTGATGAGTGCGATCGCGCTGCTCAAGGAGATCCGCAAGCCGACCGACCGCGACATCGACCTCGCGATGAACGGCAATCTCTGCCGCTGCGCGACCTATGTCCGCATCCGCGCCGCGATCCACGACGCCGCGCGCACGCTGGAGGGCTGA
- a CDS encoding TetR/AcrR family transcriptional regulator, translated as MSDRSESSVASAEDGKGRIEQIAEAALRLFARYGYKRTSMDDIARETGVARATLYLHFKGKDDVFRAMLAGLGGRVETRCREALATPGPFAHRLAALMEAHHGTAFSAFSAGEHLGELKAVMLAIAGAELAAFETIFVSFARQLFEDAAARGEIAIARSGLPLETLIATLVRAAAGAKYGEQPSCEHYLVRLREVAAVFAAAVALDAPARS; from the coding sequence ATGAGCGACCGCAGCGAAAGTTCCGTAGCGTCCGCAGAGGACGGCAAGGGCCGCATCGAGCAGATCGCGGAGGCGGCGCTGCGCCTGTTCGCCCGCTATGGCTACAAGCGCACCTCGATGGACGACATCGCGCGCGAGACCGGGGTCGCCCGCGCCACGCTCTACCTCCACTTCAAGGGCAAGGACGACGTCTTCCGGGCCATGCTCGCGGGCCTCGGCGGCCGTGTCGAGACACGTTGCCGCGAGGCCCTGGCGACGCCCGGCCCGTTCGCCCATCGGCTGGCTGCGCTGATGGAAGCTCATCACGGGACCGCCTTCAGTGCCTTCAGCGCCGGCGAGCATCTCGGCGAGCTCAAGGCGGTGATGCTCGCCATCGCCGGAGCCGAGCTCGCCGCCTTCGAGACGATCTTCGTCAGCTTCGCCCGGCAGCTCTTCGAGGATGCGGCGGCCCGCGGCGAGATCGCGATCGCGCGCAGCGGCCTTCCACTGGAGACCTTGATCGCCACGCTGGTCCGCGCCGCCGCCGGTGCGAAATATGGCGAGCAGCCTTCCTGCGAGCATTATCTCGTCCGGCTGCGCGAGGTCGCGGCGGTGTTTGCGGCTGCGGTTGCGCTGGACGCGCCGGCACGAAGCTGA
- a CDS encoding ABC transporter ATP-binding protein — MSEDTILSTSGLTKEFAGFTAVNGVDLKVRRGSIHALIGPNGAGKTTCFNLLTKFLPPTRGQIVYNGRDITREKPAEIARLGLVRSFQISAVFPQLSVKTNVRVALQRKRGDNFDFWRSERALSPLDAEALRLVDAVGLSAFAELPAGELSYGRKRALEIATTLALDPEMLLLDEPMAGMGREDIDRIEALIRKVSANRTILMVEHNLSVVAALCDRITVLARGQVLAEGDYASVSKDPRVVEAYIGSGVGHGH, encoded by the coding sequence ATGTCTGAGGATACTATTCTCTCGACCTCAGGCCTGACGAAAGAATTTGCCGGCTTCACAGCTGTCAACGGCGTTGATCTGAAGGTTCGTCGTGGCTCGATTCACGCTTTGATCGGACCGAACGGGGCAGGCAAGACCACTTGCTTCAACCTGTTGACCAAGTTCCTGCCGCCGACGCGCGGGCAGATCGTCTATAACGGCCGCGATATCACTCGCGAGAAGCCGGCGGAGATCGCCAGGCTCGGGCTGGTGCGCTCCTTCCAGATTTCGGCGGTGTTCCCGCAGCTCTCGGTCAAGACCAATGTCCGCGTCGCCTTGCAGCGCAAGCGCGGCGACAATTTCGACTTCTGGCGCTCCGAGCGGGCGCTGTCCCCGCTCGATGCGGAGGCGCTGCGCCTGGTCGACGCGGTCGGACTCTCGGCCTTCGCCGAGCTGCCGGCGGGAGAGCTCTCCTATGGCCGCAAGCGCGCGCTGGAGATCGCGACGACATTGGCGCTCGATCCCGAGATGCTGCTGCTCGACGAGCCGATGGCCGGCATGGGCCGCGAGGACATCGACCGGATCGAGGCGCTGATCCGCAAGGTCTCGGCCAATCGCACCATTCTGATGGTCGAGCACAATCTCTCGGTTGTCGCCGCGCTCTGCGACCGCATCACCGTGCTCGCCCGTGGCCAGGTTTTGGCCGAGGGCGATTATGCATCCGTCTCGAAGGATCCGCGCGTGGTCGAAGCCTATATCGGATCGGGGGTCGGCCATGGTCACTGA
- a CDS encoding ABC transporter ATP-binding protein, translating into MVTEAVRERPAVAGGKPLLAVRGLEAWYGESHVLHGVELDVGEGEVVTLLGRNGAGKTTTLKSIMGVIGKRKGSVTFAGQETIGLPSRAIARLGIGYVPEERGIYSTLSVEENLMLPPQVKPGGLPVEQIFTLFPNLKERLKSQGTKLSGGEQQMLAIGRILRTGANLLLLDEPTEGLAPVIIDQIGATIRMLKSQGFTIVLVEQNFRFAQTVADRHYVVEQGKVIDMIPNAELDANIDKLHSYLGV; encoded by the coding sequence ATGGTCACTGAAGCCGTGCGGGAGCGCCCGGCGGTGGCCGGCGGCAAGCCCTTGCTCGCCGTGCGCGGGCTCGAGGCCTGGTATGGCGAGAGCCATGTCCTGCATGGTGTCGAGCTCGACGTCGGCGAGGGCGAGGTGGTGACGCTGCTCGGCCGCAACGGCGCCGGCAAGACCACGACGCTGAAGTCGATCATGGGCGTGATCGGCAAGCGCAAGGGTTCGGTCACCTTCGCCGGGCAGGAGACGATCGGGCTGCCCTCGCGCGCCATCGCCCGGCTCGGCATCGGCTATGTCCCGGAGGAACGCGGCATCTACTCGACCCTCTCGGTCGAGGAGAACCTGATGCTGCCGCCGCAGGTGAAGCCGGGCGGCCTGCCGGTCGAGCAGATCTTCACGCTCTTCCCCAACCTCAAGGAGCGGCTGAAGAGCCAGGGCACCAAGCTCTCGGGCGGCGAGCAGCAGATGCTGGCGATCGGGCGCATCCTGCGCACCGGCGCCAACCTGCTGCTGCTCGACGAGCCGACCGAAGGGTTGGCGCCTGTCATCATCGACCAGATCGGCGCCACCATCCGCATGCTCAAGAGCCAGGGTTTCACCATCGTCCTGGTCGAGCAGAACTTCCGCTTCGCCCAGACCGTCGCCGACCGCCACTACGTCGTCGAGCAGGGCAAGGTCATCGACATGATCCCGAATGCAGAACTCGACGCCAATATCGACAAGCTCCACAGCTATCTCGGAGTCTGA
- a CDS encoding ABC transporter substrate-binding protein, with product MNLKTLLAATALGALMAAPALAQQITVKAGVLNDRSGIYADLSGEGSVIAARLAVEDFKAAEKGIKVDIVSADHQNKPDVGSTIARQWYDQDGVDLILDVPTSSVALAVSQITKDKNKIHINSGAGTSDLTGKACSPNTVHWTYDTYALAQGTGGAMVKAGGDSWFFLTADYAFGHALERDATAVVTKAGGKVVGAVRTPFPGTDFSSFLLQAQASKAKVIGLANAGGDLTNSVKQASEFGITQGGQKLAGLLTFASDVHALGLQAAQGLVLTESFYWDRDDGTRAWSERFAKLNGGKKPTMVQAGVYSGLLHYLKAVEAAKSKDAAVVMAKMKEMPTDDPLFGKGSIRVNGRKMHPMYLYEVKKPSESKGPWDYYKQIAVIPAEEAFQPLAETGCSLVK from the coding sequence ATGAACCTCAAGACATTGCTTGCGGCCACGGCGCTCGGCGCGCTGATGGCCGCGCCGGCGCTCGCGCAGCAGATCACCGTCAAGGCCGGCGTGCTCAACGACCGCTCCGGCATCTATGCCGACCTCTCCGGCGAGGGCTCGGTGATCGCCGCGCGCCTGGCGGTCGAGGACTTCAAGGCGGCCGAGAAGGGCATCAAAGTCGACATCGTCTCGGCCGACCACCAGAACAAGCCCGACGTCGGCTCGACCATCGCCCGGCAATGGTACGACCAGGACGGCGTCGACCTGATCCTCGACGTGCCGACGTCCTCGGTGGCGCTGGCGGTGAGCCAGATCACCAAGGACAAGAACAAGATCCACATCAATTCCGGCGCCGGCACCTCGGACCTCACCGGCAAAGCCTGCTCGCCGAATACCGTCCACTGGACCTATGACACCTATGCCCTCGCCCAGGGCACCGGCGGCGCGATGGTGAAGGCCGGTGGCGACAGCTGGTTCTTCCTCACCGCCGACTACGCCTTCGGTCATGCGCTGGAGCGCGACGCCACGGCCGTCGTCACCAAGGCTGGCGGCAAGGTCGTGGGCGCGGTGCGCACCCCGTTCCCGGGCACGGACTTCTCGTCCTTCCTGCTGCAGGCGCAGGCCTCCAAGGCCAAGGTCATCGGCCTCGCCAATGCCGGCGGCGACCTGACCAACTCGGTCAAGCAGGCGAGCGAGTTCGGCATAACCCAGGGCGGCCAGAAGCTCGCCGGCCTCTTGACCTTCGCCAGCGACGTGCATGCGCTCGGTCTGCAGGCGGCGCAGGGCCTGGTGCTGACCGAATCCTTCTACTGGGATCGCGATGACGGCACCCGCGCCTGGTCGGAGCGCTTCGCCAAGCTCAATGGCGGCAAGAAGCCGACCATGGTGCAGGCGGGCGTCTATTCCGGCCTGCTGCACTATCTGAAGGCGGTCGAGGCGGCCAAGAGCAAGGACGCTGCCGTGGTCATGGCCAAGATGAAGGAGATGCCGACCGACGATCCGCTGTTCGGCAAGGGCTCGATCCGCGTCAACGGCCGCAAGATGCACCCGATGTATCTCTACGAGGTCAAGAAGCCCTCGGAGTCGAAGGGCCCGTGGGACTACTACAAGCAGATCGCGGTGATCCCGGCCGAGGAAGCCTTCCAGCCGCTCGCCGAGACCGGCTGCTCGCTCGTCAAGTGA
- a CDS encoding branched-chain amino acid ABC transporter permease — MFELLGVPPQALFGQVLLGLINGSFYAILSLGLAVIFGLLNIINFAHGAQYMMGAFVAWMCLNYLGLNYWAALLIAPIVVGATGIVIERVFLARIAKYDHLYGLLLTFGLALIIQGLFRNYYGSSGLPYGIPPQLTGGQNLGFMFLPTYRGWVVVASLVICLATWFMIEKTKLGAYLRAATENPTLTQAFGINVPLLVTLTYGFGVALAAFAGVLAAPIYAVNPNMGADLIIVVFAVVVIGGMGSIMGAIVTGFSLGLIEGLTKVFYPEASSTVIFIIMVLVLLVKPAGLFGRTA; from the coding sequence ATGTTCGAACTTCTAGGCGTACCGCCGCAGGCGCTGTTCGGCCAGGTCCTTCTGGGTCTGATCAACGGCTCGTTCTACGCGATCCTGTCGCTCGGGCTGGCGGTGATCTTCGGCCTGCTCAACATCATCAACTTCGCCCATGGGGCGCAGTACATGATGGGCGCCTTCGTCGCCTGGATGTGCCTGAACTATCTCGGCCTGAACTATTGGGCCGCGCTGCTGATCGCGCCGATCGTGGTCGGCGCCACCGGTATCGTCATCGAGCGGGTCTTCCTCGCCCGCATCGCCAAGTACGACCATCTCTACGGGCTGCTGCTGACCTTCGGCCTGGCGCTGATCATCCAGGGCCTGTTCCGCAATTATTACGGCTCCTCCGGCCTGCCCTACGGCATCCCGCCGCAGCTGACCGGCGGCCAGAATCTCGGCTTCATGTTCCTGCCGACCTATCGCGGCTGGGTCGTCGTCGCCTCGCTGGTGATCTGCCTCGCCACCTGGTTCATGATCGAGAAGACCAAGCTCGGCGCCTATCTGCGGGCGGCCACCGAGAATCCGACCCTGACCCAGGCTTTTGGCATCAACGTGCCGCTCCTAGTGACGCTAACCTATGGCTTCGGCGTCGCGCTCGCCGCCTTCGCCGGCGTGCTCGCCGCCCCGATCTACGCGGTCAACCCGAACATGGGCGCCGACCTGATCATCGTCGTCTTCGCCGTCGTCGTCATCGGCGGCATGGGCTCGATCATGGGTGCGATCGTCACCGGTTTCTCGCTGGGCCTGATCGAGGGCCTGACCAAGGTGTTCTACCCCGAGGCGTCCTCGACCGTGATCTTCATCATCATGGTGCTGGTGCTGCTGGTGAAGCCCGCCGGCCTGTTCGGCCGCACCGCCTGA
- a CDS encoding branched-chain amino acid ABC transporter permease, with translation MTDLASSDTPTAAVVAETDDSAARLHRNLFVAIAVLLAIAPFVAYPVFVMKVLCFALFALAFNLLLGYGGLLSFGHAAYFGMASYVSAYTAKHWGLTPELAILLGTAVAALLGLVFGALAIRRQGIYFAMITLALAQMAFFFSLQTPRFTGGEDGIQAVPRGKLFGLVSLADDRALYWLVAAIFMGGLLLIYRIIHSPFGQVCKAIRDNEPRAISLGYRASQYKLAVFVLSAGLAGLAGATKAIVFQLASLTDVYWTMSGEVVLMTLVGGLGTVFGPIVGAAVIVAMQNYLAGLGSWVLVVQGVIFVACVLLFREGIVGVIAKWIKKPL, from the coding sequence ATGACCGACCTTGCCTCCAGCGATACTCCCACCGCCGCCGTCGTCGCCGAGACCGACGACAGCGCCGCGCGCCTGCATCGCAACCTCTTCGTCGCGATCGCCGTCTTGCTCGCGATCGCGCCCTTCGTCGCCTATCCCGTCTTCGTGATGAAGGTGCTGTGCTTTGCGCTGTTCGCGCTCGCCTTCAATCTCCTGCTCGGCTATGGCGGCCTGCTTTCCTTCGGCCACGCCGCCTATTTCGGCATGGCGAGCTATGTCAGTGCCTATACGGCCAAGCACTGGGGCCTGACGCCGGAGCTGGCGATCCTGCTCGGCACCGCCGTTGCCGCCTTGCTCGGCCTCGTCTTCGGGGCGCTCGCCATCCGCCGTCAGGGCATCTATTTCGCCATGATCACCCTGGCGCTGGCGCAGATGGCCTTCTTCTTCTCGCTGCAGACGCCGCGCTTCACCGGCGGCGAGGACGGCATCCAAGCGGTACCGCGCGGCAAGCTCTTCGGCCTCGTCAGCCTCGCTGACGACCGCGCGCTCTATTGGCTGGTTGCCGCGATCTTCATGGGTGGGCTCCTGCTGATCTACCGGATCATCCACTCGCCCTTTGGCCAGGTCTGCAAGGCGATCCGTGACAACGAGCCGCGCGCCATCTCGCTCGGCTACCGCGCCAGCCAGTACAAGCTCGCCGTCTTCGTGCTCTCGGCCGGACTCGCGGGCCTTGCCGGCGCGACCAAGGCGATCGTCTTCCAGCTGGCATCGCTCACCGACGTCTACTGGACGATGTCCGGCGAAGTGGTGCTGATGACGCTGGTCGGCGGCCTCGGCACCGTCTTCGGACCCATCGTCGGCGCGGCCGTCATCGTCGCAATGCAGAACTATCTCGCCGGCCTCGGCTCCTGGGTGCTCGTCGTCCAGGGCGTGATCTTCGTCGCCTGTGTCCTGCTCTTCCGCGAAGGCATCGTCGGCGTCATCGCCAAATGGATCAAGAAGCCGCTGTGA
- a CDS encoding c-type cytochrome, with the protein MRAASAALIAFGLIAGGAVRAQEPAGAAIFKACQSCHSLDPAKTGMAGPHLAGLNGRVLGSAEEFDYSPAFKAAKAQGLKWDRERLLGYLADPDAVVQGGWMSPPAGLSTADRAAVADYLLKQ; encoded by the coding sequence GTGAGGGCGGCCTCCGCTGCGCTCATCGCGTTCGGACTGATCGCCGGCGGTGCGGTGCGGGCGCAAGAGCCAGCTGGAGCCGCCATCTTCAAGGCCTGTCAGTCCTGCCACAGCCTCGACCCCGCCAAGACCGGCATGGCGGGGCCGCATCTTGCCGGGTTGAACGGGCGGGTGCTCGGCTCGGCCGAAGAATTCGACTATTCGCCAGCGTTCAAGGCCGCCAAGGCGCAAGGCCTCAAGTGGGATCGTGAGCGGCTGCTCGGCTATCTCGCCGATCCCGATGCGGTGGTGCAAGGCGGCTGGATGAGCCCGCCCGCCGGCCTCAGCACGGCGGATCGGGCGGCGGTTGCGGATTACCTGCTCAAGCAGTAG
- a CDS encoding lyase, whose amino-acid sequence MLRRSFLKFGIAGLAAPNLILRSAEATGQPQPGSPFIVTYFEVPEIKGSRDVTDAGDGTIWVCGQRNGVLGRFDPRTSQTRVIPLGDGAAPHGVVRGPDGAAWVTEGGQNAIARIDDKTHKVDLFKLPAGRERANLNTPVFDKAGMLWFSGQNGIVGRFDPKSSKMDIFDAPRGAGPYGMTRTPSGEIWFASLAGNYIARINTQSGSFTVVDPPTEGQGARRVWSDSKNRIWVSEWNSGQVSAYDTESGSWKGWKLPGHKPRTYSVYVDDADKVWLTDFALNSIVRFDPLTEEFNSFPSDKPGANVRQMDGRSGEAWGGESGTNRLVRIQTVKPA is encoded by the coding sequence ATGCTGCGCCGTTCGTTCCTGAAATTCGGTATCGCCGGCCTCGCCGCGCCGAACCTGATCCTGCGCAGCGCCGAGGCGACCGGACAGCCTCAGCCCGGTAGCCCGTTCATCGTCACCTATTTCGAGGTGCCGGAGATCAAGGGCTCGCGTGACGTCACCGATGCCGGCGACGGCACGATCTGGGTCTGCGGCCAGCGCAACGGCGTGCTCGGCCGCTTCGATCCGCGCACCAGCCAGACCAGAGTGATCCCACTCGGCGACGGCGCCGCCCCGCATGGCGTGGTGCGCGGGCCGGACGGCGCCGCCTGGGTCACCGAGGGCGGCCAGAACGCCATCGCCCGCATCGACGACAAGACCCACAAGGTCGACCTGTTCAAGCTGCCGGCCGGGCGCGAGCGCGCCAATCTCAATACGCCGGTCTTCGACAAGGCCGGCATGCTCTGGTTCAGCGGCCAGAACGGCATCGTTGGCCGATTCGATCCGAAATCGAGCAAGATGGACATTTTCGACGCCCCGCGCGGCGCCGGCCCCTATGGCATGACGCGCACGCCCTCGGGCGAGATCTGGTTCGCCTCGCTCGCCGGCAACTACATCGCCCGGATCAACACCCAGAGCGGCAGCTTCACCGTGGTCGACCCGCCGACCGAAGGCCAGGGCGCACGCCGAGTCTGGTCGGATTCGAAGAACCGGATCTGGGTCAGCGAGTGGAATTCGGGCCAGGTCTCGGCCTACGACACTGAGAGCGGCAGCTGGAAGGGCTGGAAGCTGCCCGGCCACAAGCCGCGGACCTACTCGGTCTATGTCGATGACGCCGACAAGGTCTGGCTCACCGACTTCGCCCTCAACAGCATCGTCCGCTTCGACCCGCTGACCGAGGAGTTCAACAGCTTCCCGAGCGACAAGCCCGGCGCCAATGTCCGCCAGATGGACGGGCGCAGCGGCGAGGCCTGGGGCGGCGAGAGCGGCACCAACCGGCTGGTGCGCATCCAGACGGTGAAGCCGGCGTGA
- a CDS encoding 2-hydroxychromene-2-carboxylate isomerase, which produces MPQPALWYFDIISPFAHLALTRLGAIRAHRPVVLKPIVFGGVLKAWGQLGPAEVAPKRVHTYRLSTHLAQAMGVPFRFPPAHPFNPLAMLRLLTALDGNEAAVTAAFRLVWGEGRDANDAQVLQEVADAAGHPEALAQIGEQEVKDRLRQTTEGAVAAGIFGVPSLVIDGEVFWGVDAMPMALDYLADPASLRSGEMARVSTLPEGIQRQR; this is translated from the coding sequence ATGCCTCAGCCCGCCCTCTGGTATTTCGACATCATCTCGCCCTTCGCGCATCTGGCGCTTACGCGGCTGGGTGCGATCCGGGCGCACCGGCCGGTCGTGCTGAAGCCGATCGTCTTCGGCGGCGTGCTCAAGGCCTGGGGCCAGCTCGGGCCGGCGGAGGTCGCGCCCAAGCGCGTCCATACCTACCGGCTCTCGACGCATCTGGCGCAGGCGATGGGCGTGCCATTCCGCTTCCCGCCGGCCCACCCCTTCAATCCGCTGGCCATGCTGCGTCTTCTGACCGCGCTCGACGGCAACGAGGCAGCGGTCACGGCCGCCTTCCGCCTCGTCTGGGGAGAAGGGCGTGACGCCAATGACGCGCAGGTGTTGCAGGAGGTCGCCGATGCCGCCGGCCACCCCGAAGCGCTGGCGCAGATCGGCGAGCAGGAGGTCAAGGATCGCTTGCGCCAGACCACGGAGGGCGCCGTCGCCGCCGGGATCTTCGGCGTGCCCAGCCTGGTGATCGATGGCGAGGTCTTCTGGGGCGTCGATGCCATGCCGATGGCGCTGGATTATCTTGCCGATCCCGCAAGCCTCCGTAGCGGCGAGATGGCGCGCGTCTCGACGCTGCCGGAAGGCATCCAGCGTCAACGCTGA
- a CDS encoding hydrolase translates to MHLMSAKRSRLVIIDFQARLMPVIHDGPRLVANATRLVAAARLLEVPIVMTEQNPAGLGATVPELAEAAPAIAKMSFDSCGAPEFIDAIAGDEDLILCGCEAHVCVGQTALSLLENKRRVFVVQDAVGSRVPESKEVALRRLERNGAEIVITEMVVFEWLRTAEHPQFRAGAKLIK, encoded by the coding sequence ATGCACCTGATGAGCGCCAAGCGATCCCGCCTCGTCATCATCGATTTCCAGGCACGCCTGATGCCGGTGATCCATGACGGGCCGCGCCTCGTCGCCAATGCGACAAGGCTGGTGGCTGCGGCGAGGCTGCTGGAGGTGCCTATCGTGATGACCGAGCAGAACCCGGCCGGACTCGGCGCGACAGTGCCGGAGCTGGCGGAGGCCGCACCCGCGATCGCCAAGATGAGCTTCGATTCGTGCGGCGCGCCTGAGTTCATCGACGCCATCGCCGGCGACGAGGACCTGATCCTCTGTGGCTGCGAGGCGCATGTCTGCGTCGGCCAGACCGCGCTCTCGCTGCTGGAGAACAAGCGCCGCGTCTTCGTGGTGCAGGATGCCGTCGGCTCGCGCGTCCCGGAGAGCAAGGAGGTGGCGCTGCGGCGGCTGGAGCGGAACGGCGCCGAGATCGTCATCACCGAGATGGTAGTGTTCGAATGGCTGCGCACGGCCGAGCACCCGCAATTCCGCGCCGGCGCCAAGCTGATCAAGTGA